The sequence CAACCAGACCAGATTGGTGGGAGTCAGACCTTTGTTTTGGAAGGGGGTGGGGGTGGCGGCGGCGGCTGTCTGACTGACAGGGGCATTAGTTAGCCCTCTAGCTCTCCTTAGCTCAGTCAGCCTCTGTATTGTAACCAGGGGGACTGCTTGCTGCTGCCGCCTTCTCACAGGGCATTTGGATGACTGCCAACATGGCAGCCACGGGGAGGGGTGAGAGTTTGGCATTGGGGATGTGGGGCTGCGGTCGGACCCCTGTGACCCAGGAAAGCGACAGGGGAGAGAAGAATGAGGGGAACGGGGCCAGGATCGAGTGCTCGGCAtggttcctgttcctgttctcgCTCAGAGTAAACAGCCTACGCCCTCCAGCCAGacacccagccagccaggagACAGCCAGCCAAGGTTGAGCTCATCTGGCCTGTAGGGCCATGCAGATGGAGGAGGAGTGCTATGCTCGGGCTGCCCCGCTGATCGCCTGCAGGACCCCTTCTTTCCCACTGTTTCCTCGGCACAGACACCAGCCAGTTGTGTTTGCGTTTCAGCAGTCCAAAGAGTGCACAGCCTCAGTCTCTGACACAGGGGCTCGCTGGGGGAACAAATTAAACCAAACTTAACCTGGCTTTGTTCCATCTCAAAGCCATCTCCACCATGCACTGAACAAGCCCTCTTGGCAGATGGACCTCTTGGCCAatgaaaacataattccacattaGTTATAGTTCAAATCAATGTATCATGTATTTCAAAACCCAGAATTCCTCGGCCAAACAGAAAATTGTATTCCCAATTTGTGAACAGAAAACAGCTCAATGGCTTAGTATTCAAATGTCATCCATCACAATATTCTATTCCGCAATCATTTTTCTTCATTCCATTAGTTCTGTTGTTCCATTCTGCATATGTTCTACTGTTATTTTGTGGAATTCCCTGCAGTATCGTTTTTTTCTTGCTCATCCATTTCTGGGTAATCAGTAGAGCGTTTGGGACTGACCTCCTTTCCAAACTGCAGCTGGTAGAAATGTATACAGACAGCACAACAGACAGCACAGAACACTGGCCACTTCACATGGATTTATTTTCTGCCCATTACCTGTTTCCCAACAGAGATGATCCCTTACCTGTTTGCTCTTTGGTTGAAGTGGGATTTGTAGCAGACTGCTGGCCGTCCCATGCAGGAAGTGAGGGTCCAGCACCCGGATGCGACTGGTCCTGCCCAGCCAGATCTGTGGAGGGGGCTTCCAGAAACCTTTCCTCAcctgacacaaacacaaacacaaacacacacacacacacacacacggaggaaAATGTGTGTTGATTagtgagtgcacacacacagagcccgTGTCTACACATTTGAGGCCCTGTTTAAGTCTCATTCTCCTCAGTTTCTCAGGGCAACCTAATCGATGTGTAAATGAAGGAGTAATGACCCTGTTCCTAATCGTGCTAATAGCGACCGTAGCAGCCTGAGCTAAACCAGAGAGTGGAGGTGTTTGGGCTGCTGAGACTACAGTTGGATTTTCAAGTAGGTTTGGCAAGGCTGCCATTGATAATGTACATTTTGTCACAGCGTGGATGGATTGCAAGTACCAGGGAAGCAGCTAAAATGgaggtgtgtgtgcgcacacatcCAGTACCCTCTTCTCGTCGTACAGGATCTCTTTGAGCCAGCGGAGGTCCTGCTGTTTGAAAGGCACTAGGACCATGAGGGTGTCGGGGTCGTTGTGCATGCTGGGGTTGTAGGAGGCCGACTCAGGGTAGAAGAGACGCATAGTGGTCTTGTTCCCCACATCATCCTCATAACCTCTGACGGGGGCGTCATTCAGCCTGCACAGGGACACAGAGGAAGAGAAACCTTAGCCATTCACttctataaaaaaataaaacagagtAAAAACACCAGCACACAATTTCTGTAGTGTAAATAGCAACACTCCAACCACAACAGGTTTTCTTAGTGAGACTTCCTATTTATCTTATCTTCCCATGACGATACTTGTACCCTGCACCTATGTAAGTTTGTTGGATTGTGTTCATTACATTTGAATAAAAAAGCAAACAAGTAACAATGCTACACTGGACAAAAATAACATGGAGGAGTTAATTCTACGGTTGCCACCAGTCACAGTTCCAGTATCCTTGCGTGCCAGGAATGTCAGTCACACCATCACTGGTGAAATTGACTACAGTTCAAGTAACCTTCATATTCTGAGTGTTCGCGTGATAAGTTGGAAGCTGTTCTACCCTCCCTCTTATGTAACAGAATGCActccactatttcaccaccaTGTATCAAAACAGGTGAAAATCCCGGTCTAGTTTCTAGTGTTTAGGATTGTACACTTTAATACAGGATTGCTCTAATTGTGTCTGGCGTTTTAAGATTTTTCCAGCCTAATGCAAGCGTGGGAAACATCAGGCTTGGTAGGAGAACAGAGCACCAAATGTCAATGAACTCTATTTCCTCAGCCTGTGAGATTAGATTCAGAGAATGGGAGAAGTAAGAGCTGAGCAGAACAGAACAAagcagaacagaccagagtgcATTGTGCCTGGATATGACCAGGCAAAATTGCCTGGGCTGTTGGTAAGAGGcttataaaaaaaactaaaaatgcATGTGTTCCTTCCAAGGCTATAAATCTGATTTGAAGAGGGCGCTGGGGTGTTTTTCTGCATGGTAGACCAAATCCCCCTTTTAAGCGCCTGAGTTAACCCAACAGTTGACTGATTGCATAGAGAAAGGCATTAAAGCAAGGTCACCAGTCTGAGGTGGCCATTATCGTACAGCATTATGCTTCCATGGGGAAAACGAATTAGACTACCCCTCTTTAGAGGACAACGCATCATAGAAAATCTGTTAGTTTTTTACTGGATTGCGGGAATTGCTATGGAAAAGGCCATTGGGGGACTGGTTAAATGTTATTGTAGCTATAGACTGTACCCTGAGCCATATTTAGATATCAAATGCAGGCCTGCCAACCCTGTCCAACTTTTTAGAGTACCAGACGGGCGCGACAAATTGGAGATTCAACTCGCAAATCTAGTGCAAAGGCATTTTAGAAGCAATGCCTCTATAGCTAATACCGGACACTCATTCATTATTCATTGCGTAGTCTTCTAAACTCACGACTCCATGTAATGTCAAGATGTTTATATTTGGTTTTGATTATACTTTTGTAATACTTTTTGTGACGTGGATCATAATTACAGTTACAGTCTATCAGATTGCGTGATCCTCCTAATGTTACGTGGAAAATACAACTATTGGGACGCAGATTTAAATGTATATCACACTCGCACAAATGCGACCAGTTATTTTTCGTATTTGCATTTAAATTCTTTCACTAGCAAATGAACTGCTGGCACTTTGAATGTCCATCTTATgttcgctaacgttagcttgaaACAATTAGTGTTAACCTTTCCACAACACACGGAGTCGAAAAGAGATTTGTCCATGTGTTTACGTACAGCTGACAGTCGGAAAACTCAGCATCACAACAAACAGGAGGTGCAGACACCGGGTAGCTATGTCGAATAATGATGTATTCATCTCCATGTCCGTTGACACAAACTCTGTAAATGTTTGTGTGTTGCAGCTCGATAATCGGGATGTTACATTTACTCTGTGgatttattttttaatacattttaaaaaatacaatttaaaaaatcaGGCTCTATTCATTTCTGCGTACTTTTAACTCGGATCTGGTACCTGCGTACATGGACAGAGAATTGTGTAGCTGGTACGCAAAATGCGTGCATGTTGGCAGGTCTGCAAATGATATGGCTCTTGACTGTACTGTCTGCAATATAATGCACTCTATGTACTGATATTGATTAGGAAAACCATTAATTGTGCAGGAACATCATTGGATAAAACAGAAATGGGGAGTCGTAGGAATAGTTCaacagaagaggagggaggatggactTAATGAAGATTTTTGTGGTAGAAAACAGGATGGAACCATTAGGCTTAATACTTACCGGATCACCACATCATACTCGTTGATGACGGCCCCCAAGGAGCTGTTTTTAATGGCAAACCCATTTCCTATGACTGCACATGTTCTGCAGTCTAGACTGAGGAAATACAACAAAATAAATTAAGTTCAGTATAATTCACTGCATCCTATTATTACAATCCATTTACTTTAGTGTTGCCTGTATTATCATTTTAGAGTTCAAGACCACTTTCAGAGGGGTGACTGTAACTGCACACTACCGTAGAACCACTGGACATTTTCCAACACTGCCATTGTAATAGTGACTGGTCACACTGCTTGGTTTGACATTTGGCATTCTTGCTTGAAATTAAGTAAGGCAGCTTCCTTGTCCACCCGttatacacacaccacagggacGATTTGAGtcattatgttagcacagcatTTACACTACAATACATTGTGGagaaattttttttttaaagaccctTGTGTATATTGCTCTCAGACGCATATCACCCATCGGTGGTTCTTTGTGATCTTAACAATTATTGTAAGAAATAAAGTGGTTCATACGGCACACCAGAGGTTAACAACCTTGCTAATATGGCTAAGAAACACCCATCACACTTACCGATCAATGCTGGCCGGCATTTTGTAATTGGCAATAATGGCCAACACTCTCAGCAGCAGTAACTCTGGAAAGGAGAAAGGGATTAATAACTCAGACTGACTGTAGATAAAaacatttaacctttttttaacgaggcaagtcagtcaagaacacattcttatttacaatggcggcctaccccggccaaacctgggccaattatgcgccgccctatgggactccaaatcacagccggatgtgatacagcctggatttgaaccagggactgcactgagatgcagtgtcttagaccactgtgccactcgggagcccagatgCTGAGGACAGTTTGTCTTCACATAGAGAAGTCCATATTGAGAGGACCAATGACCCAATACTGTTTCCAACTAACTAGTCATAAACTCAATACATGTTGCACATGTTTTCTGGAAAGTGGACATTGACTCCATAATGCttctcaatcaaatgtattttataaagccctttttacatcattagttgtcacaaagtgctatacagatacccagcctaaaaccccaaagagtaCGTATTACTTTATAGCAGGGGAGCAGTGGTGGCCGTTACaaaaacattaaaataaatgCATACAAAGATAACCCTGACCCATTCCCCCCTAAGGCCCTATCCACCCGCCCGCATCCTCCCTCCCCACCTAGAAACTATGCTTCCCACCCTGCCTAACTGAGATTGTTCTTTACAGAGTCAAGTATATTTGTCCAGGCCTCAATTGTTCCTTCACTAGCACCATTCATTCTCGCTGTCGATAATCCTAATGCAATAACTTCTAATAGTAACTGTATCCACTGGTtaaatgggagagagtgaggtggTTGCCATCATAGAGACAACATTTTTTTTGCAGCATTGCTTCCTGCCAGCAGAACTCTTCTCTGATTGAGAGATTCAAGGGGCTTTCATTGTTAAGTAACAAAATAGATGGAAAGCATTGAATACTTACATTTCTgcacttcaaaatgtattttgtaactTTTCCACATAAGCATTTAACTGCAGAGTGTCATGTAAAAATCTTCCCAGCGTGAAATAGTTCCCAATCGTTCTGATCGTTCTTCATTGTGACGTCATGCTGTAAAATTTATCCCAGCTTGAAAATATTCCCAGTTCAATAACTACACGCGCATCTCTTTATGCGGATGGCTGAGCTCGTCTCTTTATGCAGTTGGCTGAGCTTGTCTCTTTATGCGGATGGCTGAGCTCGTCTTTTTATGCAGTTGGCTGAGCTCGTCTTTTTATGCAGTTGGCTGAGTTCGTCTCTTTATGCGGATGGCTGAGCTCGTCTCTTTATGCGGATGGCTGAGCTCGTCTCTTTATGCGGATGGCTGAGCTCGTCTCTTTATGCGGATGGCTGAGCCTGTCTCTTTATGCGGATGGGTGAGCTCGTCTCTTTATGcggatggctgagctcatctctttatgcggatggctgagctcatctctttatgcggatggctgagctcatctctttatgCGGATGGTTGAGCTCATCTCTTTATGCAGATGGCTGAGCTCATCtttttatgtggatggctgagctcatctctttatgcagatggctgagctcatctttttatgtggatggctgagctcatctctttatgtAGATGGTGAAGCTCGTGCGGATGTTTCTCTCACACCATCCCTTGATCTCGAAAAATTGTTCTGTGGGCACGCACATTTGCTTCACACATCTGTCAATCAATGGTGACCAGGAGTATTGACTCGGACCAATCAGAAGCTTGTTGAGGCATGAGGTCAGCATATAAATACCTGGACTCGCACATCAAAGTGCTGAGGGTTGATGTAAGGAGAGATTTTTTGTGATTGCAAAGACTTGGGTGCTACGTTTTCAAATGACAGTGCCTATATTTGTTTGTtagttgagtttgagtttatttattCTTGCTCACAGATCAAACTGAAGAAATGCAGAATTTACATTACTAATAATTGCAAAACACTCATTTTGATTAATAATTACATTGTTTTTCAATTTTGCACCAAATAGAAAGTGTGAGCAATAATAAGACCAAAGCATAGTTGACATTGTCTTAAGGGATAAATCAAtgaagaccacctcttccagggccATATGAGACACCATATTTCTCTATACTCAGCCAGTGAGGCAGAAGAATCATGTCTAAACCAATTTAGGATGGGGTGTAATGCTAGAACCTGGAAATACTATTTAAAGTTTGGTACAAATAGTCCTCATACGTCTTTCCTTGCAATATACATTTGACAACCGCACTATGAATTGTATCCCAATAGCCAAAAGGGGGAGCCATGGGAAGAATTAAACTACAGAAATTTAGCCGTGGCAATATATTCATTTTGACTGTTAAAGCAATTGGGATATAATTCCATCTATTGAGGTCAGATTTaattgatttgagcgttctgttGAAGTTTCTGGCAATGGTTTTATATTAAGAAGGAAATATATCTTCTCCCAAATATTTCAAATGGGAAACGACTGGGATTCCATAAATAGAGAGAGTCCTCCATCGGGTCTTGAGAGGCAGTAGCGCTGATTTGGTTAGATTAGTTTTATAACTTGAGATGAAGCTGAATTTATCTTCAATGCGTTTGGGAGCGATTGAGATACATTGTCTATATACTAAAATATTGTCTGCATCTAATGAGATTAAGTGATCTGTAGATTTGAGAGAAATTTGTGTTAATTCCTACGATTGACGAATTGCTTGGGCCAGACGTTCCACGGATAATAAGAATAGCAAAGTCAAAATTGGATCGCCTTGTCTGCTACTTCTAGTGATTCTGAATGGAGCAGAGGAGATATTGCCTGTTATAACTATGGCTGAGGGATTGATATATAGTATTTTAACAATATGCATGTAATTGGAGCCAATTCCTATATGTTCCAAGACAGACCAGAGATATGACCATTCTAGTTTATCAAAAGCTTTTTCTGCATCAAGAGATAATACAGCCCAAGGAGCTGTTGTTTCTGATGAAGCATCGAAGATATGTAATAGTCGATGGAGGTTATCCAAGGATAAACACTTTTTAACAAACCCGATTAGGTCCATGTGGATCAATTTGGGTAAGTAAGTCTTGAGACGACAACATTTTGGAAAAAACATTTAATATCGGTGTTTATCAAAGATAGGGAGCGATAGTGAGAACTTGGGTGGCATCAATACCTTTTTTTAATAAAAGTGTAATTAGAATGAAATGTATTTTCATAAACATGTTCCATTAAAGGCTTTATGCTTTGTGGGAAAGTGAGGAAAACAAAGAAATGACACAATGAAATGAGAGAACATACCACTTCCTTTAATACCGTAGGGCAACGCTAATGTGGACTGATGTTGTCGCCAGAAGAAATCATCCAGTTTGAAGAAGAGCTCTGTTTGTCTGCTAATGCTGTATTAGGAACAGTGGAGAAAACAATTCACATTACAACCTGGAAATACGCAAGGATATAGTGTACAGTTCCTACTAAATATTCCATACTGCCAATGGTATGGGGATATAAAGTACACACTGCTGACCTGGCAGTTTTAGTTTCAGTCATTAAAATGGAAATGACCTTAGCCATAATTCCTTCTCATAGTTCAGTCTAATCAACCCCCATGTCTATCGGGCAGACAAATCGTATGTATTATAAGCAAAGCCGATTTCAATAAAAATGTTCCCAACTCAACAAGTAATATGTTTACATGAGTCATTCAGCAAGCATGCCCCTCCATAAAATCAACTGTTGGCATTTTTACTGCCAAGAAGAAGAAGTAAAAAAACAATGAtgtacattgcattcggaaagcattcagatcCCTTCactatttccatttttttttttactttacagccttattctaaaatatattacaTTCTTTTTTAATCATTTTTatcaacaaaaaaaactgaaatttgacatttacataattattcagactctttactcagtaatttgttgaagcacctttggcagcgattacagcctcgagtcttcttgggtatgatgccacaaggatctctatgtactttgcaccgttcatctttccctcaatcctgactagtctcccagttcctgcagctgaaaaacatccccaaagcatgatgctgccaccaccatgcttcaccgtagggatggtattggccaggtgatgagcggtgcctggtttcctccagaagtgacgcttggcattcaggccaaagagttcaatcttggtttcagcagaccagagaatcttgtttctcatggtctgaaagtcctgtagctgccttttggcaaactcttcTTCGACCTTGGCTTGGTTTTTTCCCTGACATGCACTAGCAACcgtgggaccatatatagacagatgtgtacctttccaaatcatgtccaatcaattgaatttaccacaggtggactccaatcaagttgtagatacatctcaaggatgatcaatggaacaggatgcacctgaactcaattttgagtcgcatagcaaagtgtctgaataattatgtaaataaggtatttctgttttttattatatatattaaaaaacctgtttttgctttgtcattattgggtattgtttgtagattgatgaggaaaatattgtatttaatctattttagaataaggctgtaacataacacaatgtggaaaagggaaaggggtctgaatactttctgaatgcactgtaccaggCAGGGTTTTTACAGTGCTGATAGTAACTGTTTattatctttgcatagtcactttaccactATCTACATGTAACAATTACCATGatttcgaaggaattgtccgtaaatctggggaagggtaccaaaacatttctgcagcattgaaggtccacaagaacacagtggtttcccatcattcttaaatagaagaagtttggaaccaccaagactcttcctagagctggccgcctggccaaactgagcaatcttggtgtgtttggaccataagagtttgttggtgatgtggacaccaaggaacttgaaacattcgacctgctccactacagccccgccgatgtgaatgggggtgtgttcggccctcattttcctgtagtccacgatcagcacctttgtcttgctgacgttgaggttGAGGTTGATGTCCTGGTACCACATTGCCAGGTCACTAACCTCATCcttatagactgtctcatcgaTGTCGGTAATCAGACATACCACCGTTGTTGTCGTcatcaaacttaatgatggtgttggagtcgtgcttggccacgcagtcatgggtgaacagggagtacagaaggggagtaaagcatgcacccctgaagggcacctgtgttgaggatcagcatggcagatgtgttattgcctacccttaccacctggggacggcgcgacaggaagtccaggatccagttgcagagagaggtgtttagtcccagggtccttaacttagtgatgagctttgtgtgcactatggtgttgaacgctgagctgtagtcaatgaacagcattctcacataggtgttccttttgtccaggtgggaaagggcagtgtggagggcGATTGAGATTGtaacatctgtggatctgttggggatatatgcaaattggagtgggtctagggtttccgggatgatgatgttgatgtgagccatgaccagccttttaaagcacttcatgaatacagacgtgagtgctacaaggaggtagtcatttaggcaggttacctttgctttcttgggcacaggaactatggcggtctgcttgaaacatgttggtattagagatccggtcagggagaggttaaaaacaCCTGcacacccgtccagcatcactactctggacggttctgacttagaatatgtggacaactacaaatacctaggtgtctggttagactgtaaactctccttccagactcacattaagcatatcctatccaaaattaaatctagaatcagcttcctatttcgcaacaaatcatccttcactcatgctgccaaacatacccttgtaaaactgactatcctaccgatccttgacttcggcgatgtcatttacaaaatagcctccaacactctaccttgcaaattggatgcagtctatcacagtgctgtccgttttgttaccaaagccctatatactacccaccactgcgacctgtatgctctcgttggatggccctcacttcatattcgttgaaaaacccactggctccaggtcatctttaagtctttgctaggtaaagtccgCCTTATctaagctcactggtcaccatagcagcacccacccgtagcacgcgctccagcaggtatatttcactggtcacccccaaagccaattcctcatttggccgcctttccttccagttctctgctgccaatgactggaacgaactgcaaaaatcactgcagctggagactcatatctccctcactaactttaacttctctgggataggtggcagtattttcacgtccggatgataAGCGTGTCctaagtaaactgcctgctactcaggcccagaacctaagatatgcatattattagtagatttgaatagaaaacactctgaagtttctaaaactgtttgaatcatgtctgtgagtataacagaacttatttggcaggcgaaaccccgaaacctctcttttcaatgggttttcattatgaatccagatttctaagggaccttcttgcagttcctatcgcttccactggatgtcaacagtctttagaaattggttgaggtttttcctttgagaaatgaagaagtaacactgttcagaatgaagctcgagggaagtgtactctttgttagaggcgcatgg comes from Salvelinus namaycush isolate Seneca chromosome 34, SaNama_1.0, whole genome shotgun sequence and encodes:
- the LOC120028764 gene encoding CMP-N-acetylneuraminate-beta-galactosamide-alpha-2,3-sialyltransferase 4-like is translated as MSLKTAKRWCFRLFAVVLFLVSYYCSHVFLQSYGGTSKSPLTPSKSLCGGWLKQKKWESLNFNISRQTELFFKLDDFFWRQHQSTLALPYGIKGSELLLLRVLAIIANYKMPASIDRLDCRTCAVIGNGFAIKNSSLGAVINEYDVVIRLNDAPVRGYEDDVGNKTTMRLFYPESASYNPSMHNDPDTLMVLVPFKQQDLRWLKEILYDEKRVRKGFWKPPPQIWLGRTSRIRVLDPHFLHGTASSLLQIPLQPKSKQKLVHPTTGILAVFVALNYCDVVHIAGFGYPASKNQKHPIHYYGYDTMKSMKDSYHDLAHEAEALKKLEDSGAILYLHPHS